TAATTCCTACCTAAGCGGTACCATGACAGATTATATTCCCAGTGACGAAAATTTACAAAAAGGTTTTGATCTACTTCCTAAGGTTAATTAAACCCTAATAAGATTGCATATTAATAAGACAAGTAACATAATCATAAACTAAAGAAAAAATAGGTATTATGCTTATATCATAATGCCTATTTTTTTAATTTAACCTCTGCTTATCACCATATAACTCCATCATTTTTATATTGCTGGGGCCTGTAATTTTACTTGTTTTAATATGTCCTAGCCTATGTTATAATAATGCTTAGTATTTCAAGTTCTAAAGATGGAGGTACATCTATGAATGAACAGATTGTCCATAATAATTTTGAAAAAAAATTTGGAGAACTAGTTAAATATGCTAAAAAGGAACAAGGTATTATTGAAGTTGAAAGGATCAATACTTTTATTAAGGATTTAAAACTTGATAATAAGCAAGTTGATAAGGTTTTTGAAAAACTTGAGACTTATAACATTGTTGTATTAGACACTCCGGAAGATGTTAATGAACAAGATGAGGAACTACTAGAACTTGATGAGCCAGCAGAAGAAATATCCTCCCAAGAAGACATATACATGACATCCACTGACAATATTGTATCGGATGATCCTGTTCATTTATATTTGAAAGAGATTGGCAACTACCCTTTATTAAGTACCGAAGAAGAGATTGAACTGGCTAAACGTATAGAAGACGGTGATGAAACCGCCAAACAATTACTTGCCGAATCCAATCTTCGTCTGGTTGTAAGCATAGCTAAACGGTATGTAGGAAGAGGCCTATCATTTCTGGATTTAATACAGGAAGGAAATTTAGGCTTAATTAAAGCCGTTGAGAAATTCGATTATACAAAAGGTTTTAAATTTAGTACATATGCCACTTGGTGGATTAGACAAGCAATTACCAGATCCATTGCCGATCAAAGCCGTACTATACGCATTCCTGTTCATATGTCAGAGATAATAAATAAAACCTACCGTACATCCAGAGCCCTCCTTCAAGATCTGGGCAGGGAGCCTACAGAAGAGGAACTTTCCGAAGCATTGAATATGCCTGTTGAAAAGGTTCGCGAAGTTTTAAAAATTTCATCTGATCCTATTTCCCTAGACATTCCTATCGGTGAAGAGGATGATAGTCATCTAGGTGATTTTATTAAAGACGAAAATACCTTGGGCCCAGAGGAAGTGGCCACCTATTCTAGTCTTAAAGATCAGATATCAAAACTTCTTGACACTTTAACAGAAAGGGAACAAAAAGTTCTAATGCTTCGCTTTGGCTTAACAGACGGTAGAACAAGAACTTTAGAAGAAGTCGGTAAGGAGTTTCATGTTACCCGAGAAAGAATCCGACAGATTGAGGCAAAGGCCCTGAGAAAACTTAGGCATCCCAGCCGTTCAAAACATTTAAAGGGCTTCGAAATCCTTTGACCTAACTTACATACATTTATTTAAGAAAGGATTGCTTTAATGAAAAGAATTATATTAATGGTAATTCGAAGTCTGTTTAACCTTCCTTTTTGGATATTCAAAATATTTAGACTTTGCAATATTGAAAAATATGATGTAAAAACCAGATATGACTATCTTCGAAAAATAGTATTAACTATTATAAAGAGGGGCAGGGTTAAAATCCGTGTTACCGGCCTTGAGAATCTTCCAAAAGAAAACGGCTATATAATGTTTCCCAATCATCAGGGATTATTTGATGCTCTTGCAATCATACAGACCCATGAAAGGCCCTTGGCAACAGTAATGAAAAAAGAAGTTAAAGATATTTTTCTTTTAAAGCAAGTTATTAAACTTTTACAAGCGGAAATTATTGATAGGGAAGATATCAGACAGTCCATGGGAGTTATTAAGAATATGACCCGGCGGGTAAAATCCGGTGAAAACTTTATTATATTTGCCGAAGGAACCCGTTCAAAGGATGGTAATAATCTTCTTCCATTTAAAGGAGGCAGCTTTAAAAGCGCCATGAACGCCAAATGCCCTATAGTTCCCATTGCCTTAATAGATTCCTATAAAGTATTTGATACCGGATCAATCCGTAAGCAAATGGTTCATGTCCATTATTTAAAGCCTCTTTATTACCATGATTATAAAGATATGAAATCAACTGAAATAGCTGAAACTGTGTCTAAATTGATAGAGAATAAAATTCTAGAAGAAGCTTAAATTTTGTTAATTTGTATAAATCAATTTATAAATATATAAATTATTACCATATTTGTCCTTGTAATATTTGCCTTTTTGCTTAAATTGGGATATAATAGCTTTTGATACCGAAACAACACTCTTGGAAGGTGAATTATGAATATGAAACGAACCATATTTTCCATGCTAGTGTTTTTATCTTCTTTTTGTACTTTTATATTTTTTGAATTTATACTTCCATCATATCTTCCTGTTAATAGGGAGAATCCAAAAGTGCAAAAAATTGAAAGTTTTAGTTTGAAGGCTATTTCAAATTATTATGATAGTATGGCCTTAGTTAATCAGCAGCTGTATCTTTCAAAAGAGTATATTAACAGCCTAGTAGATAAAAACACCAATGGAATAAGCGGTTTCAATAAATATAAATCTTCCTTCTCAGATGACAACAATAAGGCTGAAGAATCTCAGTATTTCAATATAGG
This genomic interval from Herbinix luporum contains the following:
- the rpoD gene encoding RNA polymerase sigma factor RpoD — encoded protein: MNEQIVHNNFEKKFGELVKYAKKEQGIIEVERINTFIKDLKLDNKQVDKVFEKLETYNIVVLDTPEDVNEQDEELLELDEPAEEISSQEDIYMTSTDNIVSDDPVHLYLKEIGNYPLLSTEEEIELAKRIEDGDETAKQLLAESNLRLVVSIAKRYVGRGLSFLDLIQEGNLGLIKAVEKFDYTKGFKFSTYATWWIRQAITRSIADQSRTIRIPVHMSEIINKTYRTSRALLQDLGREPTEEELSEALNMPVEKVREVLKISSDPISLDIPIGEEDDSHLGDFIKDENTLGPEEVATYSSLKDQISKLLDTLTEREQKVLMLRFGLTDGRTRTLEEVGKEFHVTRERIRQIEAKALRKLRHPSRSKHLKGFEIL
- a CDS encoding lysophospholipid acyltransferase family protein, whose product is MKRIILMVIRSLFNLPFWIFKIFRLCNIEKYDVKTRYDYLRKIVLTIIKRGRVKIRVTGLENLPKENGYIMFPNHQGLFDALAIIQTHERPLATVMKKEVKDIFLLKQVIKLLQAEIIDREDIRQSMGVIKNMTRRVKSGENFIIFAEGTRSKDGNNLLPFKGGSFKSAMNAKCPIVPIALIDSYKVFDTGSIRKQMVHVHYLKPLYYHDYKDMKSTEIAETVSKLIENKILEEA